Proteins found in one Nocardia brasiliensis ATCC 700358 genomic segment:
- a CDS encoding CoA-transferase subunit beta, with product MTAAQGDSVAGTAETCTRAEVCAVACAEIFSGAGEIMASPMSPMSIIGARLAKLTTEPDLLLSDGEALLFAGTPPLGGKAPIEGWIPFRKVFDVVASGRRHVVMGANQIDRYGNQNLSAFGALQQPTRQMFGVRGAPGNTLNHATSYWVSRHTSRVFTDQVDIVSGVGYDKVDPANPAYRFHHLHRVVTNLGVFDFTGPGHTMRARSLHPGVTAAEVAENTGFEIDGLAEAGETRLPTAEELRLIRDVLDPKKIRETEVPA from the coding sequence ATGACCGCAGCGCAAGGCGATTCCGTAGCGGGTACGGCCGAGACCTGCACCCGCGCCGAGGTGTGCGCGGTGGCCTGCGCGGAGATCTTCAGCGGCGCGGGCGAAATCATGGCCAGCCCGATGTCACCCATGTCGATCATCGGCGCGCGGCTGGCGAAGCTCACCACCGAACCCGACCTGCTGCTCTCCGACGGCGAGGCGCTGCTTTTCGCCGGGACTCCGCCGCTCGGTGGGAAAGCGCCGATCGAGGGGTGGATTCCGTTCCGGAAGGTGTTCGACGTGGTCGCCTCCGGGCGGCGGCACGTGGTGATGGGCGCCAATCAGATCGACCGGTACGGCAATCAGAACCTGTCCGCGTTCGGCGCCTTGCAGCAACCCACCCGGCAGATGTTCGGGGTCCGCGGTGCGCCGGGCAACACCCTCAATCACGCGACCAGCTATTGGGTTTCGCGGCACACGAGCCGGGTCTTCACCGACCAGGTCGACATCGTCTCCGGCGTCGGCTACGACAAGGTCGATCCGGCGAACCCGGCGTACCGGTTCCACCACCTGCACCGGGTGGTGACCAACCTCGGCGTCTTCGACTTCACCGGTCCCGGCCACACCATGCGGGCGCGCAGCCTGCACCCCGGCGTCACCGCCGCCGAGGTCGCCGAGAACACCGGGTTCGAGATCGACGGTCTCGCCGAGGCGGGTGAGACCCGGCTGCCGACCGCCGAAGAACTGCGGTTGATCCGGGACGTGCTCGACCCCAAGAAGATCCGGGAAACCGAGGTGCCGGCATGA